The following are from one region of the Lytechinus variegatus isolate NC3 chromosome 4, Lvar_3.0, whole genome shotgun sequence genome:
- the LOC121413169 gene encoding uncharacterized protein LOC121413169, whose protein sequence is MPVSLSVWRVRIGTFLRRCHHDSKKEADQSKENDNANCQNLSSNGSLIDEKSKAVRTSCQQPPSSGDVELKTTKTESPSISSIKVGDPGCDTVNGSPCDIRSPGNTAQHGSLIADDRIRCSTGKEPVPVYDPSDTKAPEHCDLDELDMRYITINGVSPIGLCASTQISEPNQPYGPSESYSHAPSSQHDGKHDEKETSNSLPSGIHGQSSPICSMPRSELDTSSKAGHTLCMREIAGFHGTPISTGSRSRSPSCGTDETQRNLFCSGMTNVLLLRSGDVEQNPGPDTNPGNLTEFELHLLADGMDPSDFRKVGLALGFTEAQLSRFKEDNIGNIMQATYKMLCEWLKTVLQDEAREILSNKLKDINLVQLADKLQKGQVGDHILSLTEEEFERVIKEVKEYSALHHCQIQADPLNNSLLFQLDRIFTNLTLFEKDKGTTLKAPILYADLLKTKVNGVLPKRLLVEGEGGVGKTTLCAKIVWDWIRGTGYQDFKLVLLILLREVKDKTIGEIIMSYLPDDIKVTAMQLNKYVFSHQKDVLLVLDGFDELAGDLDSCYQIALIILNRLFKSGKVLITSRRWRSDEIRKITELRKLYAFIAVEGFSDENLSSYITKFFHPDTTSSEDLNRFISNNDVIRENMAPFPIYTAMLCIMWKDFDGERRKAMSKLQTFSQLIDEMVQFLVYHHLSKHGTSAGDIGRELDTKRKGIVCHLCDIGCLALRGLHERRLVFTEQEFQRWPGTMETGCKVGVLTKQTQTPSMKERHRSHYAVTYVQFPHKLFQEYLSGKYLASLHNSDMSEYDKLMKDIIGKAREFRELLYFTSAQQKEVGLDIVSQLIASRDSYMSTWQMGYRGNDDDFIVDVAYESQDQTVAKAVADHLSTSSSKAFKIGKLMQAHTVSGHIFIMNHRVVILATIRVAFGFIRYGQI, encoded by the exons ATGCCTGTCTCTCTCAGTGTCTGGCGTGTCAGGATCGGTACCTTTCTGAGGAGGTGCCACCATGATTCGAAGAAAGAAGCTGatcaatcaaaagaaaatgacaatgcCAATTGTCAGAATCTATCGAGCAACGGCTCTTTGATCGATGAAAAGAGCAAAGCTGTCAGAACATCCTGTCAACAACCTCCGTCTTCTGGTGATGTAGAACTGAAAACCACCAAAACTGAATCTCCAAGTATCAGCAGTATCAAGGTTGGTGATCCTGGTTGTGATACCGTCAATGGATCTCCATGTGACATCAGAAGCCCTGGTAATACCGCTCAACATGGATCGCTGATTGCTGATGACCGCATCCGTTGTTCGACAGGAAAGGAACCTGTCCCCGTCTATGATCCTTCTGACACCAAGGCTCCAGAGCATTGTGACCTTGACGAGTTGGACATGAGATATATAACCATTAATGGCGTATCTCCTATTGGCCTCTGCGCTTCAACTCAAATAAGTGAACCAAACCAACCGTATGGTCCATCGGAGTCATACTCACATGCACCTAGTTCTCAACATGACGGCAAACATGACGAGAAAGAGACATCAAATTCATTACCGTCGGGGATACATGGCCAATCTTCACCTATCTGTAGCATGCCTCGATCTGAACTGGATACATCAAGCAAAGCTGGGCACACATTGTGTATGAGG GAGATCGCAGGGTTTCATGGAACACCAATCTCTACAGGCAGTAGATCACGTTCACCCAGCTGTGGAACAGATGAAACACAAAGGAATTTATTCTGTTCTGGTATGACCAACGTGCTCCTACTGAGGTCTGGTGATGTGGAGCAAAACCCTGGTCCAGACACCAa cCCGGGTAATCTAACTGAGTTTGAACTCCATCTCCTTGCTGACGGTATGGATCCATCAGACTTCAGGAAGGTTGGACTAGCTTTAGGATTCACTGAGGCTCAACTAAGTCGATTCAAGGAAGACAACATTGGAAACATAATGCAAGCTACCTATAAGATGCTTTGTGAATGGCTGAAGACAGTACTACAAGATGAAGCGAGGGAGATACTATCCAACAAATTAAAAGACATCAATCTCGTACAGCTCGCCGACAAATTACAGAAAG GTCAGGTCGGAGATCACATACTATCACTGACAGAAGAGGAATTCGAACGGGTAATCAAAGAGGTCAAAGAATATTCTGCACTTCATCACTGTCAGATTCAAGCCGATCCACTGAACAACAGCCTTCTATTTCAATTAGACCGGATCTTCACCAACTTAACGTTGTTCGAAAAAGACAAAGGAACAACTCTAAAGGCACCAATACTCTACGCAGACCTGCTCAAGACTAAAGTCAACGGAGTCCTTCCTAAACGTTTGTTGGTTGAAGGTGAAGGTGGTGTGGGGAAGACAACTCTCTGTGCAAAGATCGTTTGGGACTGGATTCGTGGAACAGGTTACCAAGATTTCAAACTTGTACTTCTCATCCTCCTTCGTGAAGTAAAGGATAAGACCATTGGAGAGATCATAATGTCTTACCTCCCAGACGACATCAAGGTTACAGCCATGCAGCTAAACAAGTATGTATTTTCCCATCAGAAAGACGTCCTTCTAGTTCTGGACGGTTTTGACGAGTTAGCTGGCGATCTTGACAGCTGTTACCAAATCGCCCTTATCATCCTGAATCGGCTTTTCAAGTCAGGGAAAGTACTAATCACATCGAGACGATGGAGATCAGATGAGATACGGAAGATTACAGAGCTTAGAAAGCTTTATGCCTTCATTGCCGTGGAAGGTTTCTCTGATGAAAATCTTTCCTCCTACATCACCAAGTTCTTCCATCCAGACACAACTTCATCTGAAGATTTGAATCGATTCATATCGAACAACGATGTGATCAGAGAGAACATGGCCCCCTTCCCAATATACACAGCAATGCTGTGTATTATGTGGAAAGACTTTGACGGCGAACGCCGTAAGGCAATGTCCAAACTGCAAACTTTCTCTCAGCTGATCGATGAGATGGTCCAATTTTTGGTTTATCATCATCTTTCCAAGCACGGTACGTCTGCAGGTGATATCGGCAGAGAACTGGATACGAAACGTAAGGGGATTGTATGccatctttgtgatataggttGTCTTGCCTTGCGGGGACTCCATGAGAGGAGACTGGTGTTCACTGAACAGGAGTTCCAGCGCTGGCCGGGAACTATGGAAACAGGTTGCAAAGTCGGAGTGCTCACTAAGCAAACCCAAACCCCTTCGATGAAAGagagacaccgttctcattatgCAGTCACATATGTGCAGTTCCCTCATAAGCTCTTTCAGGAGTATCTATCAGGGAAGTATCTAGCATCACTCCACAATTCAGACATGAGCGAATACGACAAATTAATGAAGGATATCATCGGAAAAGCAAGAGAATTCCGAGAGCTTCTGTACTTTACCTCAGCCCAGCAGAAGGAGGTCGGATTGGATATCGTGTCTCAGCTCATAGCATCCAGAGATAGTTACATGTCAACATGGCAAATGGGATATCGGGGTAACGATGATGACTTCATTGTTGATGTAGCATATGAGAGTCAAGACCAAACAGTGGCGAAAGCTGTGGCAGATCATCTATCGACTTCATCCAGCAAGGCATTTAAGATCGGGAAGTTGATGCAGGCGCACACTGTATCAGGACATATCTTTATCATGAATCATCGTGTAGTG ATTCTTGCCACTATTCGGGTGGCATTCGGATTTATTCGATATGGACAAATTTGA